One segment of Scyliorhinus torazame isolate Kashiwa2021f chromosome 14, sScyTor2.1, whole genome shotgun sequence DNA contains the following:
- the LOC140390081 gene encoding uncharacterized protein, with product MGLVLTPSDKLVTIVTGDEHVNIMVNLTSLHLPAYCYGQGLFVALEREILDVSGLATRKRWQRGIVELAVGGYEAGILTVNTLDIAEISEEIEVMKGQMRAAVKDIYQDAETATDLSQQVNQLVWRELKQLQPYQTTINELIDRQSAISKEVYRVQACNMYATYLLQNLQANLLQLAAHRVPNWVSDDQLKAWVKTAHQAPEHLRELTLVSRVPFANDNHTLLVGMMLHIPRAGENSIHELFQVNNLGHYGNGALVKLKDAPAHAIQRAGRIFSSDLRVCKGGGGNNWLCPERAISMEDSLGILRRSK from the coding sequence ATGGGGTTAGTTCTGACCCCCTCTGACAAATTAGTGACGATAGTAACTGGAGATGAACATGTGAACATTATGGTTAATCTCACCAGTCTACACTTACCAGCCTATTGCTATGGGCAAGGATTGTTTGTAGCCTTGGAGAGGGAGATTTTGGATGTGAGTGGATTGGCAACACGTAAGCGATGGCAGAGAGGCATAGTGGAACTGGCGGTTGGAGGTTATGAGGCAGGAATTTTGACTGTCAACACCCTTGACATTGCTGAGATAAGTGAGGagattgaggttatgaaagggcaAATGAGAGCTGCAGTTAAGGACATATACCAGGATGCCGAAACGGCTACAGACCTTAGCCAGCAAGTCAATCAGCTTGTGTGGAGAGAACTTAAACAGTTGCAACCATATCAGACCACGATTAATGAGTTAATTGATAGACAGAGTGCTATCTCGAAGGAGGTGTACCGAGTGCAGGCATGTAATATGTATGCAACATACTTATTACAAAACCTTCAGGCCAACCTACTCCAGCTGGCTGCACACCGAGTACCTAATTGGGTGAGCGATGATCAATTGAAGGCTTGGGTCAAAACTGCCCACCAAGCTCCTGAACACCTGAGGGAGTTGACATTGGTCAGTCGCGTTCCCTTTGCCAATGATAACCACACCCTCCTAGTGGGAATGATGTTGCATATTCCCAGGGCAGGGGAGAACAGTATTCATGAACTTTTTCAGGTGAACAACTTGGGACACTATGGGAATGGTGCGTTAGTTAAACTGAAGGATGCCCCTGCACATGCAATCCAAAGGGCAGGTAGGATATTCTCTAGCGACCTCCGGGTATGCAAAGGGGGTGGGGGAAATAACTGGTTGTGCCCAGAGAGAGCCATTAGTATGGAAGATAGTTTGGGTATACTACGTCGGTCAAAGTAA